The proteins below are encoded in one region of Pseudomonas ekonensis:
- a CDS encoding monovalent cation/H+ antiporter subunit A encodes MSLIVLLLLPFLGSCLAAVLPHNARNAESLLAGLIALIGTVQVALLYPQIADGGVIREEFMWLPSLGLNFVLRLDGFAWLFSLLVLGIGTLVSLYARYYMSPDDPVPRFFAFFLAFMGAMLGLVISGNLIQIVFFWELTSLFSFLLIGYWHHRHDARRGAYMALMVTGAGGLCLLAGVLILGHVVGSYDLDKVLAAGDLIRAHALYPILLPLILIGALSKSAQFPFHFWLPHAMAAPTPVSAYLHSATMVKAGVFLLARLWPSLSGSEEWFYIVSGAGAATLLLGAYCAMFQNDLKGLLAYSTISHLGLITLLLGLNSPLAAVAAVFHILNHATFKASLFMAAGIIDHESGTRDIRKLNGLFRLIPFTATLAMVASASMAGVPLLNGFLSKEMFFAETVFINATAWVEATLPVVATIAGTFSVAYSLRFTVDVFFGPTATDLPHTPHEPPRWMRAPVELLVLTCLVVGIFPAQVVGPLLAAAATPVVGGTLPQYSLAIWHGLNAPMIMSLIALSGGIVVYLLLRNQLKRGRFSFPPLVGRFNGKRLFERSLVAMMRLARRLERRIGTKRLQAQLFLMVLAAVLAGLIPMLHSSLSWGDRPKIPGSIVFVTLWLLAIACALGAAWQAKYHRLAALTMVSVCGLMTCVTFVWFSAPDLALTQLVVEVVTTVLILLGLRWLPRRIEEVSPLPNSLRKARVRRVRDLLLSVAVGGGMALLAYAMLTRQTPNDISSFYLSRALPEGGGSNVVNVMLVDFRGFDTLGEITVLVAVALTVYALLRRFRPPKESLQLPAQQRLLAPDVVTDLVNPRSASDTALGFMMVPAVLVRLLLPIALVVSFYLFMRGHNQPGGGFVAGLVMSVAFILQYMVAGTQWVEAQMSLRPLRWMGTGLLFATVTGLGAMAAGYPFMTTHTWHFNVPLLGDLHIASALFFDIGVYAVVVGSTLLILTALAHQSVRGHKTAAAKGAV; translated from the coding sequence ATGTCCCTGATAGTTCTACTGCTTCTGCCTTTTCTGGGCAGCTGTCTGGCCGCGGTGCTGCCGCACAATGCACGAAACGCCGAATCCCTGCTGGCCGGTCTGATCGCCCTGATCGGCACTGTTCAGGTGGCATTGCTGTACCCGCAGATCGCCGACGGCGGCGTGATCCGCGAGGAGTTCATGTGGCTGCCCAGCCTGGGCCTGAACTTCGTCCTGCGCCTGGACGGTTTCGCCTGGCTGTTTTCGCTGCTGGTGCTGGGCATCGGCACCCTTGTTTCCCTGTATGCCCGCTACTACATGTCGCCGGACGACCCGGTGCCGCGCTTCTTCGCGTTTTTCCTGGCGTTCATGGGCGCGATGCTCGGGCTGGTGATCTCCGGCAACCTGATTCAGATCGTGTTCTTCTGGGAACTGACCAGCCTGTTCTCGTTCCTGCTGATCGGCTACTGGCACCACCGCCACGACGCCCGGCGCGGCGCGTACATGGCGCTGATGGTCACAGGCGCAGGCGGATTGTGCCTGCTGGCGGGGGTGCTCATCCTCGGCCATGTCGTAGGCAGCTATGACCTGGACAAGGTCCTGGCCGCCGGCGACCTGATCCGCGCACATGCCCTCTACCCCATCCTGCTTCCCCTGATCCTCATCGGCGCCCTGAGCAAAAGCGCCCAGTTCCCCTTCCACTTCTGGCTGCCCCATGCCATGGCGGCGCCCACGCCGGTCTCGGCTTACCTGCACTCGGCAACCATGGTCAAGGCCGGGGTGTTTTTGCTGGCGCGGCTGTGGCCGTCGCTGTCCGGCAGCGAAGAATGGTTCTACATCGTCAGCGGCGCCGGTGCCGCCACGCTGCTGCTCGGCGCGTACTGCGCGATGTTCCAGAACGACCTCAAGGGCCTGCTGGCCTACTCGACCATCAGCCACCTGGGCCTGATCACCCTGCTGCTGGGCCTGAACAGCCCGCTGGCCGCCGTGGCGGCGGTGTTCCACATCCTCAACCACGCCACGTTCAAGGCCTCGCTGTTCATGGCCGCCGGCATCATCGACCACGAAAGCGGCACCCGCGACATCCGCAAGCTCAACGGCCTGTTCAGACTGATCCCGTTCACCGCCACCCTGGCGATGGTGGCCAGTGCGTCGATGGCCGGCGTGCCGCTGCTCAACGGCTTCCTGTCCAAGGAAATGTTCTTCGCCGAAACGGTGTTCATCAACGCCACCGCCTGGGTCGAGGCCACGCTGCCGGTCGTCGCGACCATCGCCGGCACCTTCAGCGTCGCCTATTCCCTGCGCTTCACCGTGGACGTGTTCTTCGGCCCCACCGCCACCGACCTGCCGCACACCCCGCACGAACCGCCGCGCTGGATGCGTGCGCCGGTGGAGCTGCTGGTGCTGACCTGCCTGGTGGTGGGGATTTTCCCGGCCCAGGTGGTCGGCCCGCTGCTGGCCGCGGCGGCCACGCCGGTGGTGGGCGGCACGCTGCCCCAATACAGCCTGGCGATCTGGCACGGCCTCAACGCGCCGATGATCATGAGCCTGATCGCCCTGTCCGGCGGCATCGTGGTGTACCTGCTGCTGCGCAACCAGCTCAAGCGCGGGCGCTTCAGCTTCCCGCCGCTGGTGGGCCGCTTCAACGGCAAACGCCTGTTCGAGCGCAGCCTGGTGGCGATGATGCGCCTGGCCCGGCGGCTGGAGCGGCGGATCGGCACCAAGCGCCTGCAGGCGCAGCTGTTCCTGATGGTGCTGGCGGCGGTGCTGGCCGGCCTGATCCCGATGCTGCACAGCAGCCTGAGCTGGGGCGACCGACCGAAGATTCCGGGTTCCATCGTGTTCGTCACGCTGTGGCTGCTGGCGATCGCCTGCGCCCTGGGCGCCGCGTGGCAGGCCAAATATCACCGTCTCGCCGCCCTGACCATGGTCAGCGTCTGCGGCCTGATGACCTGCGTGACCTTCGTCTGGTTCTCCGCGCCGGACCTGGCCCTGACCCAACTGGTGGTGGAAGTGGTGACCACCGTGCTGATCCTGCTCGGCTTGCGCTGGCTGCCCCGGCGGATCGAAGAGGTCTCGCCGCTGCCCAACAGCCTGCGCAAGGCGCGGGTGCGGCGGGTGCGCGACCTGCTGCTGTCGGTGGCCGTCGGCGGCGGCATGGCGCTACTGGCCTACGCGATGCTGACCCGCCAGACCCCGAACGACATCTCGTCGTTCTACCTCAGCCGCGCCCTGCCCGAGGGCGGCGGCAGCAACGTGGTCAACGTGATGCTGGTGGACTTCCGCGGCTTCGACACCCTGGGCGAGATCACCGTGCTGGTGGCCGTGGCCCTGACCGTCTACGCCCTGCTGCGCCGGTTCCGCCCGCCGAAGGAAAGCCTGCAGTTGCCGGCCCAGCAGCGCCTGCTGGCGCCGGACGTGGTCACCGACCTGGTCAACCCGCGTTCGGCCAGCGACACCGCGCTGGGCTTCATGATGGTGCCGGCGGTGCTGGTGCGCCTGCTGCTGCCGATCGCGCTAGTGGTGTCGTTCTACCTGTTCATGCGCGGGCACAACCAGCCGGGCGGCGGTTTCGTCGCCGGGTTGGTGATGTCGGTGGCGTTCATCCTGCAATACATGGTCGCCGGCACCCAGTGGGTCGAGGCGCAGATGAGCCTGCGGCCGCTGCGCTGGATGGGCACCGGGCTGCTGTTCGCCACGGTCACGGGGCTGGGGGCGATGGCCGCCGGCTATCCGTTCATGACCACCCACACCTGGCATTTCAATGTGCCGCTGCTGGGCGACCTGCACATCGCCAGTGCGCTGTTCTTCGACATCGGCGTGTATGCGGTGGTCGTCGGCTCGACCCTGCTGATCCTCACCGCCCTCGCCCACCAATCGGTGCGGGGCCATAAAACCGCCGCCGCCAAAGGAGCCGTCTGA
- a CDS encoding Na+/H+ antiporter subunit C, translating to MEEVIAIAIGVLAASGVWLILRPRTFQVVMGLCLLSYGVNLFIFSMGSLFIGKEPIIKDGVPQDLLHYTDPLPQALVLTAIVISFAMTALFLVVLLASRGLTGTDHVDGREPKE from the coding sequence ATGGAAGAAGTCATCGCAATCGCCATCGGTGTGCTCGCCGCCTCCGGCGTCTGGCTGATCCTGCGTCCGCGGACGTTCCAGGTGGTCATGGGCCTGTGCCTGCTGTCTTACGGCGTCAACCTGTTCATCTTCAGCATGGGCAGCCTGTTCATCGGCAAGGAGCCGATCATCAAGGACGGCGTGCCCCAGGACCTTTTGCACTACACCGACCCGCTGCCCCAGGCGCTGGTGCTGACGGCGATCGTCATCAGCTTCGCCATGACCGCGCTGTTCCTCGTGGTGCTGCTGGCGTCCCGGGGCCTGACCGGCACCGACCATGTCGATGGCCGGGAGCCTAAGGAATGA
- a CDS encoding monovalent cation/H+ antiporter subunit D, whose protein sequence is MMAMTHLIAAPILLPLLTAAIMLMLGERHRPLKAKLNLASSLVGLGIAVALLAWTQTTGVPGSIGVYLPGNWQVPFGLVLVVDRLSALMLVLTGIIGVSALLYAMARWDGAGSSFHALFQIQLMGLYGAFLTADLFNLFVFFEVLLAASYGLMLHGSGRARVSSGLHYISINLLASSLFLIGAALIYGVTGTLNMADLALKIPLVPEADRGLLHAGAGILAVAFLAKAGMWPLNFWLVPAYSSASAPVAAMFAIMTKVGVYTLLRLWTLLFSGQAGASAYFAGDWLIYGGMATIVCAGIAIIAAQRLERMASLSILVSAGILLSATGFAQPNLVAAALFYLVSSTLALSALFLLAELIERSRTATEVPLEDENELLPRPQEAAAPVKGTNLDDDQQAVVGQVIPWTMAFLGLSFIACALLIVGMPPLSGFIGKLSLIGALLNPLGLGAGEPVSPAAWSLLALLILSGLASLMAFSRLGIQRFWSPEERPSPVLRKLECTPILVLLGLSIALTFKAEPLLRYTEAAADALNNPQQYVMAVLGTRAVPSPEAKAALQEAHP, encoded by the coding sequence ATGATGGCGATGACTCACTTGATCGCCGCGCCGATCCTGCTGCCGCTCCTGACCGCCGCCATCATGCTGATGCTGGGCGAGCGGCACCGCCCGCTGAAGGCCAAGCTCAACCTGGCCTCCAGCCTCGTCGGCCTTGGGATCGCCGTGGCGCTGCTGGCCTGGACCCAGACCACCGGCGTGCCCGGCTCCATCGGCGTGTACCTGCCGGGCAACTGGCAGGTGCCGTTCGGCCTGGTGCTGGTGGTGGACCGGTTGTCGGCGCTGATGCTGGTGCTCACCGGGATCATCGGCGTCAGCGCCCTGCTCTACGCCATGGCCCGCTGGGACGGCGCCGGGTCGAGCTTCCACGCCCTGTTCCAGATCCAGCTGATGGGCCTGTACGGCGCGTTCCTGACCGCCGACCTGTTCAACCTGTTCGTGTTCTTCGAGGTGCTGCTCGCCGCTTCCTACGGCCTGATGCTGCACGGTTCGGGCCGGGCGCGGGTGTCGTCGGGGCTGCATTACATCTCGATCAACCTGCTGGCCTCGTCGCTGTTCCTGATCGGCGCGGCGCTGATCTACGGCGTCACCGGCACGCTGAACATGGCTGACCTGGCGCTGAAGATCCCGCTGGTGCCGGAGGCCGACCGTGGCCTGCTGCACGCCGGCGCGGGCATCCTGGCGGTGGCGTTCCTGGCCAAGGCCGGCATGTGGCCCTTGAACTTCTGGCTGGTGCCGGCCTACTCCTCGGCCAGCGCGCCGGTGGCGGCGATGTTCGCGATCATGACCAAGGTCGGCGTCTACACCCTGCTGCGCCTGTGGACGCTGCTGTTCTCCGGCCAGGCCGGGGCGTCGGCGTACTTTGCCGGCGACTGGCTGATCTACGGCGGCATGGCCACCATCGTCTGCGCCGGGATCGCGATCATCGCCGCCCAGCGCCTGGAGCGCATGGCCAGCCTGAGCATCCTGGTGTCGGCGGGGATCCTGCTGTCGGCCACCGGTTTCGCCCAGCCGAACCTGGTGGCGGCGGCGCTGTTCTATCTGGTCAGCTCGACCCTGGCGCTGAGCGCGCTGTTCCTGCTGGCCGAGCTGATCGAGCGTTCGCGCACCGCCACCGAAGTGCCGCTGGAAGACGAAAACGAACTGCTGCCGCGCCCGCAGGAAGCCGCCGCGCCGGTCAAGGGCACCAACCTGGACGACGACCAGCAAGCCGTGGTCGGCCAGGTGATTCCCTGGACCATGGCGTTCCTGGGCCTGAGCTTCATCGCCTGCGCGCTGCTGATCGTCGGCATGCCGCCGCTGTCCGGGTTCATCGGCAAGCTCAGCCTGATCGGCGCCCTGCTCAACCCGCTGGGCCTGGGTGCCGGTGAGCCGGTGTCGCCGGCCGCGTGGTCGTTGCTGGCGCTGCTGATCCTGTCGGGGCTGGCCTCGCTGATGGCCTTCTCGCGGCTGGGCATCCAGCGTTTCTGGTCGCCAGAGGAGCGCCCGTCGCCGGTGCTGCGCAAGCTGGAGTGCACGCCGATCCTGGTGCTGCTGGGCCTGAGCATCGCCCTGACGTTCAAGGCCGAGCCGCTGCTGCGCTACACCGAAGCCGCCGCCGACGCCCTGAACAACCCGCAGCAATACGTGATGGCCGTGCTCGGCACCCGCGCCGTGCCGAGCCCCGAAGCCAAGGCCGCATTGCAGGAGGCCCACCCATGA
- a CDS encoding Na+/H+ antiporter subunit E, whose amino-acid sequence MKRLFPAPWLSLALWLLWLALNQSVSPGNLLLGAVLGFAAPLMMRKLRPQRIRIRRPGTVLRLFLLVGRDVIHSNLAVAWGVLNAGRQPPRSRFVKVPLDLRDANGLAALSMITTVVPGTVWSELALDRSILLMHVWDLDDEAQFIQHFKTTYERPLMEIFE is encoded by the coding sequence ATGAAGCGTCTGTTCCCTGCCCCCTGGCTGTCGCTGGCGCTGTGGCTGCTGTGGCTGGCGCTGAACCAGTCGGTCAGCCCCGGCAACCTGCTGCTCGGCGCCGTGCTGGGGTTCGCCGCGCCGCTGATGATGCGCAAGCTGCGCCCGCAGCGGATCCGCATCCGCCGCCCGGGCACCGTCCTGCGCCTGTTCTTGCTGGTCGGGCGCGACGTGATCCACTCCAACCTGGCTGTGGCCTGGGGCGTGCTCAACGCCGGCCGCCAGCCGCCTCGCTCGCGCTTCGTCAAAGTGCCGCTGGACCTGCGCGACGCCAACGGCCTGGCGGCGCTGTCGATGATCACCACGGTGGTGCCCGGCACGGTGTGGTCGGAGCTGGCGCTGGACCGCAGCATTCTGCTGATGCACGTCTGGGACCTGGACGACGAGGCGCAGTTCATCCAGCACTTCAAGACCACTTACGAGCGGCCGCTGATGGAGATTTTCGAATGA
- a CDS encoding K+/H+ antiporter subunit F: MSPLLSNAILLTLFLFSLAMVLTLVRLFKGPSAQDRVLALDYLYIVAMLMMLTLGIRYSSDTYFEAALLIALFGFVGSFALAKFLLRGEVIE; the protein is encoded by the coding sequence ATGAGCCCGTTGCTGTCGAACGCGATCCTGCTCACGCTGTTCCTGTTTTCCCTGGCGATGGTGCTGACCCTGGTGCGCCTGTTCAAGGGGCCGTCGGCCCAGGACCGGGTCCTGGCGCTGGATTACCTGTACATCGTCGCCATGCTGATGATGCTGACCCTGGGCATCCGCTACTCCAGCGACACGTACTTCGAGGCGGCGCTGCTGATCGCGCTGTTCGGCTTCGTCGGCTCGTTCGCGCTGGCCAAATTCCTGCTGCGGGGCGAGGTGATCGAATGA
- a CDS encoding Na+/H+ antiporter subunit G, whose product MSAPLSLWVEIPVAILLVLGGTFALIGALGLLRMKDYFQRMHPPALASTLGSWCVALASILCFSAFSEGPVVHAWLIPILLAITVPVTTLLLARAALFRKRMAGDDVPAEVSSRRGENEG is encoded by the coding sequence ATGAGCGCGCCATTGTCGTTGTGGGTGGAAATCCCGGTGGCGATCCTGCTGGTGCTGGGCGGCACCTTTGCGCTGATCGGGGCCTTGGGGCTGCTGCGCATGAAGGATTACTTCCAGCGCATGCACCCGCCGGCACTGGCCTCGACGCTGGGTTCGTGGTGCGTGGCGCTGGCGTCGATCCTGTGCTTCTCCGCGTTCAGCGAAGGGCCGGTGGTGCATGCCTGGCTGATCCCGATCCTGCTGGCGATCACCGTGCCGGTGACGACTTTGCTGCTGGCGCGGGCGGCGCTGTTCCGCAAGCGCATGGCCGGCGACGATGTGCCGGCGGAGGTGAGCAGCCGGCGGGGCGAGAACGAGGGCTGA
- a CDS encoding DUF3995 domain-containing protein: MTFVLARGLVTVFAVISLVHVYWALGGQWAAAAVVPHVPVAEGAATLRPAFKPSGWLTLLVAAALLSVAALVCLRVGWWLPTVQHWSLQWVISAIALLMFARAIGDSELVGFFKEVKASRFAWLDTWFYSPLCTVLGAGLLAVAWV, encoded by the coding sequence ATGACGTTTGTCTTGGCTCGAGGGCTGGTCACGGTGTTTGCGGTGATCAGCCTGGTGCATGTGTATTGGGCCCTGGGCGGGCAGTGGGCGGCGGCTGCGGTTGTCCCGCACGTACCGGTGGCCGAAGGCGCGGCGACGTTGCGGCCGGCGTTCAAGCCATCGGGCTGGCTGACGTTGCTGGTGGCGGCGGCGCTGCTGTCGGTGGCCGCGCTGGTGTGCCTGCGGGTGGGGTGGTGGCTGCCGACGGTGCAGCACTGGTCGCTGCAATGGGTGATCAGCGCGATTGCGCTGCTGATGTTCGCCCGGGCCATCGGCGACTCTGAGCTGGTGGGCTTCTTCAAGGAAGTGAAGGCCTCGCGGTTCGCCTGGCTCGACACCTGGTTCTATTCGCCGTTGTGCACGGTGCTGGGGGCGGGGCTGCTGGCGGTGGCCTGGGTTTGA
- a CDS encoding DUF2946 domain-containing protein produces MKFTRSDRSLLAWMLYCCVLFNVFACSIGHGQMVGMQLNGLGGQFCAVDPATQAPLAANPSEEKLPTLAKAFGCPLCSTGGMGPAFNSSLTLAVLPEQHSPPRPPIVSADLPARFTWPSATPRAPPLA; encoded by the coding sequence ATGAAATTCACCCGTTCCGATCGCTCACTGCTGGCCTGGATGCTCTATTGCTGCGTCCTGTTCAACGTGTTCGCCTGCAGCATCGGTCACGGGCAGATGGTCGGGATGCAGCTCAACGGCCTCGGCGGCCAGTTCTGCGCGGTCGATCCGGCCACCCAGGCGCCGCTCGCCGCCAACCCCTCAGAAGAGAAACTGCCGACCCTGGCCAAGGCCTTCGGCTGCCCGCTGTGCTCCACCGGCGGCATGGGGCCGGCGTTCAACTCCAGCCTGACCCTGGCGGTCCTGCCGGAACAGCACAGCCCGCCGCGGCCGCCCATCGTCAGCGCCGACCTCCCCGCCCGCTTCACCTGGCCTTCGGCCACCCCCCGCGCCCCGCCGCTCGCCTGA
- a CDS encoding TonB-dependent receptor, with protein MKQLTLLASLCGCLSVNAWAQSAVDLAPITIDGESAAEPGLSLDGSSGMASRLGLSVRDTPASVAVANRNDIERHGAQNFQDAANTLPGVNASAPPGFGGFVSYRGFTSSQITQMFNGVNVSGGLARPVDAWIYDRVELVGGPSSLINGAGSVGGSLNYVTKLATRDEQAVEGRVSYGTFDTAETAFGLNHALTEPGADVQHYARLDVSHNTGNGYIDRQERDAWSVAFSLLSDLTPDLSHTLALEYQDEHEDSPYWGTPVLNPKAGELKIDKHNRFNNYNVEDGRYEQRTIWVRSIIDYRINDSTTLRNTLYHLDSQRDYRNLETYQYNADNSAVNRSTAYQVRHQGEQNGNQFELRHDNTLFGLDTTWSGGFEYKVNQTTNSPLNVKGASTVDPDNYRPGHFYDIPGTKPGFVSDKTNEVTTKALFAENRLALTDKLALLTGLRYDDIDLDVTNHRTVTASNPKHLKRSWEPVTGRVGLTYQFIPSANVYVQYSTAAEQPNGTQDFDVSTGKQWEIGSKFDYLNGRGSATVAAYTIERKDFAVTDPQDPTLSIPVGQQTSKGIEVASSLRITDKLLAEGNFAWVGAQYDDFTEKNAAGVVVSRKGNTPTNVPDRVGNLWLTYDFSPQWQGGVDARYVASVYADTANTMTVPSYTLFGSFLSYKVDAHTTVTGRVRNLTNEVYAEFAHVSPAYYLGTPRTFELAVQTRF; from the coding sequence ATGAAACAACTCACTTTGCTGGCGAGCCTGTGCGGCTGCCTGTCCGTCAACGCCTGGGCGCAATCGGCCGTGGACCTGGCGCCGATCACCATCGACGGCGAATCCGCCGCCGAACCCGGCCTGAGCCTGGACGGTTCCAGCGGCATGGCCTCGCGCCTGGGACTGAGCGTGCGCGACACGCCGGCCTCGGTGGCCGTGGCGAACCGCAACGACATCGAACGCCACGGCGCGCAGAACTTCCAGGACGCCGCCAACACCCTGCCCGGCGTCAACGCCAGCGCCCCGCCGGGCTTCGGCGGGTTCGTGTCCTACCGCGGCTTCACCAGCAGCCAGATCACCCAGATGTTCAACGGCGTCAACGTGTCCGGCGGCCTGGCGCGGCCGGTCGATGCGTGGATCTACGACCGGGTCGAACTGGTCGGCGGCCCGTCGTCGCTGATCAACGGCGCAGGCTCGGTCGGCGGCTCGCTCAACTACGTGACCAAGCTCGCCACCCGCGACGAGCAGGCCGTCGAGGGCCGGGTCAGCTACGGCACCTTCGACACCGCCGAAACCGCCTTCGGCCTCAACCATGCCCTGACCGAGCCCGGCGCCGACGTGCAGCACTACGCGCGGCTGGACGTCAGCCACAACACCGGCAACGGCTACATCGACCGCCAGGAACGGGATGCCTGGAGCGTGGCGTTCTCCCTGCTCAGCGACCTGACGCCTGACCTGTCGCACACCCTGGCCCTGGAATACCAGGACGAGCACGAAGACAGCCCGTACTGGGGCACGCCGGTGCTCAACCCCAAGGCCGGCGAGCTGAAGATCGACAAGCACAACCGTTTCAACAACTACAACGTCGAGGACGGCCGCTACGAGCAACGCACGATCTGGGTGCGCTCGATCATCGACTACCGGATCAACGACAGCACCACCCTGCGCAACACCCTCTATCACCTGGACAGCCAGCGCGACTACCGCAACCTGGAGACCTACCAGTACAACGCCGACAACAGCGCGGTGAACCGTTCCACCGCGTATCAGGTGCGGCACCAGGGCGAGCAGAACGGCAACCAGTTCGAACTGCGCCACGACAACACCCTGTTCGGCCTCGACACCACCTGGTCCGGCGGCTTCGAGTACAAGGTCAACCAGACCACCAACTCACCGCTCAACGTCAAGGGCGCGAGCACGGTCGACCCCGACAACTACCGGCCCGGGCACTTCTACGACATCCCCGGCACCAAGCCCGGCTTCGTCAGCGACAAAACCAACGAAGTCACCACCAAGGCCCTGTTCGCCGAAAACCGTCTGGCGCTGACCGACAAACTGGCGTTGCTCACCGGGCTGCGCTACGACGACATCGACCTGGACGTGACCAACCACCGCACCGTGACCGCCAGCAACCCCAAGCATCTCAAGCGCAGTTGGGAGCCGGTCACCGGGCGGGTCGGGCTGACCTATCAGTTCATTCCGTCGGCCAACGTCTACGTGCAGTACAGCACCGCCGCCGAGCAGCCGAACGGCACCCAGGACTTTGACGTTTCGACGGGCAAGCAGTGGGAGATCGGCAGCAAGTTCGACTACCTGAACGGGCGCGGCTCGGCGACGGTGGCGGCCTATACGATCGAGCGCAAGGACTTCGCCGTGACCGATCCGCAGGACCCGACCCTCAGCATTCCGGTGGGCCAGCAGACCTCCAAAGGCATCGAGGTCGCCAGCTCGCTGCGCATCACCGATAAGTTGCTGGCCGAGGGCAACTTCGCCTGGGTCGGTGCGCAGTACGACGACTTCACCGAGAAGAACGCCGCCGGGGTGGTGGTCTCGCGCAAGGGCAACACGCCGACCAACGTGCCGGACCGCGTGGGCAACCTGTGGCTGACCTATGACTTCTCGCCGCAATGGCAAGGCGGGGTCGATGCGCGGTACGTGGCGTCGGTGTACGCCGACACGGCCAACACCATGACCGTGCCGTCGTACACGCTGTTCGGCAGCTTCCTGAGCTACAAGGTCGATGCGCACACCACCGTCACCGGCCGGGTGCGCAACCTGACCAACGAGGTGTACGCCGAGTTCGCCCACGTGTCGCCGGCGTACTACCTGGGCACGCCACGCACCTTTGAACTGGCGGTGCAGACGCGGTTCTGA
- a CDS encoding ABC transporter substrate-binding protein produces MNGFRQWFFASLCAWALLAAPAANAAQAPIHFADLNWESGSLITDVLRIIVEKGYGLPTDTLPGTTITLETALANNDIQVIGEEWAGRSPVWVKAEAEGKVASLGDTVKGATEGWWVPEYVVKGDPAKGIKPLAPDLRSVSDLIKYKDVFKDPENPAKGRFLNSPIGWTSEVVNKQKLIAYGLQDVYTNFRSGSGAALDAEISSSIRRGKPVLFYYWSPTPLLGKFKLIQLQEPPFDAEAWKTLTDADNPNPKPTRSLASKLSIGVSAPFQKEYPEIAAFFAKVDFPIDALNKALAGMSEKHTPPREAAVAFMKDHPQVWQAWLPKDVADKVAAGL; encoded by the coding sequence ATGAACGGATTTCGACAGTGGTTTTTCGCCAGCCTGTGCGCATGGGCCCTGCTGGCGGCGCCGGCGGCGAACGCTGCGCAAGCGCCGATCCATTTCGCCGACCTGAACTGGGAGAGCGGCAGCCTGATCACCGATGTGCTGCGGATCATCGTCGAGAAGGGCTACGGCCTGCCCACCGACACGTTGCCGGGCACCACCATCACCCTGGAGACGGCGCTGGCCAACAACGACATCCAGGTCATCGGCGAGGAATGGGCCGGCCGCAGCCCGGTGTGGGTCAAGGCCGAGGCCGAAGGCAAGGTCGCCAGCCTGGGCGACACGGTCAAGGGCGCCACCGAGGGCTGGTGGGTGCCGGAATACGTGGTCAAGGGCGACCCGGCCAAAGGCATCAAGCCGCTGGCGCCGGACCTGCGCAGCGTCAGCGACCTGATCAAGTACAAGGATGTGTTCAAGGATCCGGAGAACCCGGCCAAGGGGCGCTTCCTCAACAGCCCGATCGGCTGGACCTCGGAAGTGGTGAACAAGCAGAAGCTGATCGCCTACGGCCTGCAGGATGTCTACACCAATTTCCGCAGCGGTTCCGGTGCGGCCCTGGACGCGGAAATCAGTTCATCGATCCGCCGGGGCAAACCGGTGCTGTTCTATTACTGGTCGCCGACGCCGCTGCTCGGCAAGTTCAAGCTGATCCAGCTGCAGGAACCGCCCTTTGACGCCGAGGCCTGGAAAACCCTGACCGACGCCGACAACCCCAACCCGAAACCGACCCGTTCGCTGGCCTCGAAGCTGTCGATCGGCGTGTCGGCGCCGTTCCAGAAGGAATACCCGGAGATCGCGGCGTTCTTCGCCAAGGTCGATTTCCCCATCGACGCACTGAACAAGGCCCTGGCCGGCATGAGCGAGAAACACACACCGCCGCGGGAGGCGGCGGTGGCGTTCATGAAGGATCACCCGCAGGTGTGGCAGGCCTGGTTGCCCAAGGACGTGGCGGACAAAGTGGCCGCCGGCCTGTGA